A single genomic interval of Salinarchaeum sp. IM2453 harbors:
- a CDS encoding tRNA pseudouridine(54/55) synthase Pus10 — protein MDLLRITRELLDTGPLCNACLGRVVADRSFGLTNIERGKALRVTAAIDEDIEYKRPDPDACWVCEGHCNEYETWAERVAEEARDYEFNTYQVGTRVPPLIEENDRLLREDADLPSDAGESFKSAFNREVGKRVGALTDSQVDFERPDILAVLNLERGDVDLQVNPAFVYGRYRKIERDIPQTEWPCRECGGSGKQFGDEGEVPCEHCDGEGYLYPTSVEEEVSPHVKEAMNGEEALFHGAGREDVDALMLGTGRPFVVEVKNPAIRTPDIEALQKTINDHADGVEVDGLQLATHTMVERVKELDASKVYRATVQFDDPIDSSTLSAALDELEGTTIEQFTPQRVDHRRASQTRTRDVYAAGGELVDETTATITIDGEGGLYIKELVSGDDGRTTPSLAGLVNTGATVTELDVIAVEGEDEEFEQEDHLIA, from the coding sequence ATGGATCTTCTCCGAATAACCCGCGAACTTCTTGACACTGGGCCACTCTGCAATGCGTGTCTCGGCCGTGTTGTCGCTGATCGTAGCTTTGGACTCACTAATATTGAGCGAGGTAAAGCCCTCCGTGTAACTGCTGCAATAGATGAGGACATTGAGTACAAACGTCCTGACCCTGATGCATGCTGGGTTTGTGAAGGACACTGTAATGAATATGAAACGTGGGCCGAACGCGTAGCAGAGGAAGCTCGTGATTATGAATTTAATACATACCAAGTGGGTACCCGAGTCCCACCACTCATCGAAGAAAATGATCGTCTTCTTCGCGAGGATGCTGATCTCCCTTCTGATGCTGGTGAATCATTTAAATCTGCATTTAACCGCGAGGTCGGCAAACGCGTTGGTGCACTTACGGACTCGCAAGTCGACTTTGAGCGTCCGGATATTCTTGCTGTTTTGAATCTTGAGCGGGGCGATGTGGACCTACAGGTTAACCCAGCCTTTGTATACGGTCGATATCGCAAAATCGAACGAGACATTCCACAAACAGAATGGCCATGTCGTGAATGTGGTGGATCCGGGAAACAATTTGGTGATGAAGGTGAAGTCCCATGTGAACACTGTGACGGCGAAGGATATCTTTATCCGACAAGTGTAGAGGAGGAGGTTTCTCCTCATGTTAAAGAGGCCATGAATGGTGAAGAAGCGCTTTTTCACGGTGCAGGTCGTGAAGATGTTGACGCACTAATGCTTGGAACTGGTCGCCCTTTTGTTGTTGAAGTCAAAAACCCAGCTATTCGAACGCCCGACATTGAGGCGTTACAGAAGACTATTAACGACCACGCTGACGGTGTTGAAGTAGATGGACTTCAGCTGGCAACCCACACAATGGTTGAGCGTGTCAAAGAACTTGATGCTAGCAAAGTGTACCGAGCAACTGTTCAGTTCGATGATCCAATTGATTCCTCAACACTAAGTGCTGCACTTGATGAGCTTGAAGGAACTACCATCGAGCAATTTACTCCGCAACGGGTCGACCATCGCCGTGCAAGTCAGACCAGAACTCGTGATGTCTACGCCGCTGGTGGCGAACTTGTCGATGAGACAACGGCGACAATCACAATTGACGGCGAAGGCGGTCTCTATATTAAAGAACTTGTCAGCGGTGATGATGGTCGAACAACGCCAAGCTTAGCTGGATTAGTTAATACTGGTGCGACCGTTACAGAACTTGATGTAATCGCCGTTGAAGGGGAAGATGAGGAATTTGAACAAGAAGACCATCTCATTGCGTAA
- the rnhB gene encoding ribonuclease HII, with product MTTSTIYIGVDEAGKGPVIGSMFVSAVAVPDLSNIPDSVADSKQLSDASRETLATQIAEHSSIYTATIEVSPSDIDAPETDMNTLTVSAHATAINNIIDSNPASDVAVVVDASDVKPERFASRIQQQCNFSFELEATHKADVEYPIVAAASIVAKTRRESHISDLASEYGEIGSGYPSDQTTRDFLASYIEDYGSLPPFARESWQTCDDLLAAAEQSGLDEF from the coding sequence ATGACTACATCGACAATTTACATTGGCGTTGATGAAGCAGGAAAAGGTCCCGTAATCGGTTCAATGTTTGTTTCTGCGGTTGCTGTCCCCGACTTGTCTAATATTCCAGATTCTGTTGCCGATTCTAAGCAATTGTCAGATGCTTCCCGAGAAACACTTGCCACCCAGATTGCGGAGCATAGTTCAATCTATACTGCGACGATTGAGGTTTCGCCTTCTGACATTGACGCGCCAGAGACAGACATGAATACATTGACTGTTTCAGCCCATGCTACTGCTATAAATAATATAATTGATAGTAATCCAGCGTCGGACGTTGCCGTTGTTGTTGATGCAAGTGATGTTAAGCCTGAACGATTTGCATCTCGAATCCAACAGCAGTGTAATTTCTCGTTTGAGCTTGAAGCAACCCACAAAGCAGACGTCGAATATCCAATCGTCGCAGCTGCCTCTATCGTCGCCAAAACGAGACGAGAATCCCATATTTCTGACCTTGCCAGTGAATATGGTGAAATTGGCAGTGGATATCCAAGTGACCAGACCACGCGTGACTTTCTCGCCTCATACATCGAGGATTACGGATCTTTGCCTCCGTTTGCCCGAGAATCTTGGCAAACATGTGATGATTTGCTGGCTGCCGCTGAACAGTCTGGGCTTGATGAGTTCTAG
- the fni gene encoding type 2 isopentenyl-diphosphate Delta-isomerase, with protein sequence MSETEDRKDDHIRIIRDEDVEEGTTGFADVQLVHEALPEVHREQIDLSVDLCGKEISAPIILDSMTGGSENTIKINRRLAAAAEECNVAMGLGSQRAALELDDPDVLESYTVVRDAAPNAFIFGNLGAAQVISYDTETVEEAVEMIDADAMAVHLNFLQEAVQPEGDVDARGCLAAIERLADSLSVPIIVKETGNGISAETAAQLSDAGVDAINVAGRGGTTWSGVEAYRAAAVDDKQRHRVGTLYRKWGIPTAASTIEAASEHDCVIASGGVRSGLDIAKSIALGAQAGGLAKPLLKPASDSVDALVDKIENLTAELRTAMFVTGSLTVSELQQTDTVILGRTAQYIKQRQLDSDAGSYRLASPPQ encoded by the coding sequence ATGTCGGAAACTGAGGATCGGAAGGACGACCATATCCGCATCATCCGCGATGAAGACGTTGAAGAAGGAACAACCGGATTTGCAGATGTCCAGTTAGTTCACGAGGCACTTCCTGAAGTCCATAGGGAACAAATTGATTTGTCTGTTGATCTCTGCGGAAAAGAAATCTCTGCACCGATTATTTTAGACAGCATGACTGGCGGGAGCGAGAACACAATTAAGATTAACAGACGACTCGCAGCTGCTGCAGAAGAGTGCAACGTTGCAATGGGGCTTGGCAGCCAGCGGGCTGCACTGGAACTGGATGACCCTGATGTCCTTGAGTCCTATACTGTTGTCCGTGATGCTGCGCCCAATGCGTTTATATTTGGAAACCTTGGTGCGGCACAGGTCATCTCGTATGATACTGAAACAGTAGAAGAGGCTGTGGAGATGATCGATGCAGATGCCATGGCTGTTCATCTTAATTTCCTTCAGGAAGCCGTTCAGCCTGAGGGTGACGTTGATGCTCGAGGCTGCTTGGCCGCTATTGAGCGACTAGCTGATTCCCTCTCTGTTCCAATAATTGTCAAGGAAACTGGAAATGGCATCAGCGCAGAGACTGCTGCTCAATTATCGGATGCTGGCGTTGACGCAATTAATGTAGCTGGTCGAGGAGGAACAACTTGGTCTGGTGTTGAAGCGTATCGTGCCGCTGCTGTTGATGATAAGCAACGACACCGAGTTGGAACTTTGTATCGGAAGTGGGGGATCCCAACGGCTGCCAGTACAATCGAAGCAGCATCTGAACACGATTGTGTGATTGCAAGCGGTGGTGTTCGATCTGGCCTTGATATTGCAAAATCCATTGCACTTGGTGCACAAGCTGGTGGCCTAGCTAAACCACTGCTCAAACCAGCAAGCGACAGTGTTGATGCACTCGTTGATAAGATTGAGAATCTTACCGCTGAACTTCGTACTGCCATGTTTGTAACGGGGTCCTTAACGGTATCTGAACTCCAACAGACAGATACTGTTATTTTGGGCCGAACAGCACAGTATATCAAACAACGACAGCTGGATTCCGACGCCGGCTCCTATCGTCTTGCTTCCCCGCCCCAATAA
- the gcvPA gene encoding aminomethyl-transferring glycine dehydrogenase subunit GcvPA has protein sequence MSEHHTSGGTPFAPHHPEDTEEMLDAVGVDDVSELFAVPDELLYDDELGIESHTERETMQKVEGMLQQNDDIIEFLGRGHYDHYIPSMIDHLSLRTEFLTSYTQYQAEVSQGFLQVLFEYQSMMSELTGLEIVNCSIYDAATALGEAATLSSRARRISGERILIPELTDERYREVLGNYVDGTGLHIDEFAMEDGNVDIDDLESSIDDDVSMVYARSPTVRGTLEENLDKIGNLADEHDAMFCLGSDPVALSVIEEPASVGADVVIGDASVLGMPKSFGLGLGLFSAREEFLRQMPGRLAGVTEDADDNRAYALVLSTREQHIRRERATSNICTNAAWVALRTAMHTSMLGPTGLMNLAQICIEEPATLAEELNEIEGVTAPVNDRNHFREFVVETERSATDIRDELQDKGFAVHALNKDEIQICVTDTNRDHTDDFVQAFKEVTALEEVTQ, from the coding sequence ATGAGTGAACATCATACAAGTGGTGGAACGCCGTTTGCGCCACACCACCCAGAAGACACAGAAGAAATGCTTGACGCCGTCGGTGTTGATGACGTCAGTGAGTTGTTTGCTGTTCCTGATGAATTACTTTACGATGACGAGCTGGGAATTGAATCGCATACTGAACGTGAAACTATGCAGAAGGTCGAGGGGATGTTACAGCAGAATGACGATATTATCGAATTCCTCGGTCGAGGACATTATGATCATTATATCCCCTCCATGATTGATCACCTTTCCTTGCGAACTGAGTTCCTAACAAGCTACACCCAGTATCAGGCCGAAGTGTCGCAAGGATTCCTGCAGGTACTCTTCGAGTACCAATCGATGATGTCTGAGCTAACGGGGCTTGAAATCGTTAACTGTTCAATCTATGATGCTGCAACTGCACTCGGTGAGGCAGCAACACTTTCATCTCGTGCTCGACGAATCAGCGGTGAGCGCATTCTTATTCCTGAACTGACAGACGAACGGTACCGTGAAGTACTCGGGAACTATGTAGATGGTACTGGCCTCCATATTGATGAATTTGCAATGGAAGACGGTAATGTCGACATTGACGATCTTGAGTCAAGTATCGACGATGATGTTTCGATGGTTTATGCACGGTCACCAACTGTCCGAGGTACACTTGAAGAAAACCTCGATAAAATCGGCAACTTAGCTGATGAACATGACGCAATGTTCTGCCTTGGTTCCGACCCTGTTGCACTTTCTGTTATCGAGGAACCAGCTTCAGTTGGTGCTGATGTTGTCATTGGTGATGCGAGTGTCCTTGGCATGCCAAAGAGCTTTGGCCTTGGTCTCGGCCTGTTCTCTGCCCGCGAGGAATTTCTCCGGCAGATGCCAGGTCGCTTAGCTGGTGTTACTGAAGATGCTGATGATAACCGAGCATACGCACTCGTACTCTCAACTCGTGAACAGCATATCCGAAGAGAGCGCGCTACATCAAACATCTGTACAAATGCTGCGTGGGTCGCTCTGCGAACGGCAATGCACACCTCAATGCTCGGTCCGACTGGTCTCATGAACTTGGCACAAATCTGTATTGAAGAGCCCGCAACCCTCGCGGAGGAACTTAATGAGATTGAAGGTGTAACGGCACCTGTTAATGATCGTAATCACTTCCGCGAGTTTGTCGTTGAAACTGAACGTTCAGCGACCGATATCCGTGATGAACTTCAGGACAAAGGTTTTGCCGTTCACGCTCTTAACAAGGATGAGATTCAGATCTGTGTGACTGATACGAACCGGGATCACACAGACGACTTCGTACAAGCTTTCAAAGAAGTCACCGCACTTGAGGAGGTAACACAATGA
- a CDS encoding TATA-box-binding protein, translating into MTNPKETINIENVVASTGIGQELDLQSVAMDLEGADYDPEQFPGLVYRTEDPKSAALIFRSGKIVCTGAKSTDDVHESLQIVFDKLRELKINVNDDPEIVVQNIVTSADLGRNLNLNAIAIGLGLENIEYEPEQFPGLVYRLDDPEVVALLFGSGKLVITGGKEPEDAEHAVDEIVDRLEDLGLLN; encoded by the coding sequence ATGACCAATCCAAAAGAGACTATTAATATCGAAAATGTAGTTGCTTCGACGGGAATCGGCCAAGAGCTGGATCTCCAGAGTGTTGCAATGGACCTTGAGGGAGCTGACTATGATCCAGAACAGTTCCCAGGACTTGTTTATCGTACTGAAGATCCGAAATCTGCTGCTCTCATTTTCCGTTCAGGAAAAATCGTCTGTACTGGAGCTAAGAGCACCGATGATGTGCACGAGAGTTTACAGATTGTCTTTGACAAACTTCGAGAGCTTAAAATTAACGTCAATGACGATCCGGAGATTGTCGTTCAGAACATTGTTACCTCGGCTGACCTTGGACGTAACCTAAATCTCAATGCGATTGCAATTGGATTAGGACTCGAGAATATTGAGTACGAGCCAGAGCAATTCCCCGGGCTGGTATATCGACTCGACGATCCAGAAGTTGTAGCTCTGCTTTTCGGATCTGGTAAACTCGTCATTACTGGCGGAAAAGAACCAGAAGATGCAGAACACGCGGTTGACGAAATTGTTGATCGTCTGGAAGATCTCGGATTACTCAACTAA
- a CDS encoding NYN domain-containing protein — MTRLESVFERLAATDSQVALFVDGPNVLRENFSIDLDDVRDVARNRGRLTVSRLYLDERAPGKLVQAAEARGFEVIVTSGDVDVRMAVEATELILEKDIDLLVIASRDTDFKPVLELARERGIATIALAPGEHGRSDALRNAADEAIKLSGQSDEDE, encoded by the coding sequence ATGACTCGCTTGGAGTCGGTATTTGAACGACTGGCAGCAACAGATTCGCAAGTAGCACTGTTTGTTGATGGACCAAACGTTCTGCGAGAGAACTTTTCGATCGACTTAGATGATGTTCGTGACGTTGCCCGCAATCGGGGGAGACTGACAGTATCGCGGCTATACTTAGATGAGCGTGCACCAGGAAAACTTGTTCAGGCAGCAGAAGCACGAGGATTCGAAGTAATCGTAACAAGTGGTGACGTCGATGTTCGGATGGCCGTGGAAGCGACAGAACTGATTCTTGAGAAAGATATTGATCTGCTGGTTATTGCATCTCGAGATACAGATTTCAAGCCGGTGCTTGAGTTGGCGCGTGAGCGGGGGATTGCAACGATTGCGCTTGCACCCGGAGAACATGGGCGGTCAGACGCACTACGCAATGCGGCTGATGAAGCTATTAAACTTTCAGGTCAATCAGATGAGGACGAGTAG
- the gcvH gene encoding glycine cleavage system protein GcvH, with product MSYEVKDDLYYTEDHEWARIENGTATIGLADFAQDEFGDLVFFELPQVGDEVAQGDAFGVAESIKAVADIYSPVSGEVVDVNEEILDAPELVNDDPYGDGWIIKVEMSDEAEVENLYDVEAYQEELLD from the coding sequence ATGAGCTACGAAGTTAAAGACGATCTCTACTACACAGAAGATCACGAATGGGCACGTATCGAAAATGGAACGGCGACGATTGGACTTGCCGATTTTGCGCAGGATGAGTTCGGCGACCTAGTTTTCTTCGAACTCCCTCAGGTCGGTGACGAAGTCGCACAGGGCGACGCGTTTGGCGTTGCCGAATCGATCAAAGCAGTTGCAGACATTTACTCGCCGGTTTCTGGTGAAGTCGTAGACGTAAACGAAGAAATTCTTGATGCACCAGAGTTGGTCAATGATGATCCATACGGTGACGGTTGGATAATCAAAGTCGAAATGTCTGATGAAGCTGAAGTTGAGAACCTCTACGACGTTGAGGCGTATCAAGAAGAGCTTCTTGACTGA
- a CDS encoding TatD family hydrolase produces the protein MSKNTPILDNHLHLNPEEGDGIEAVDAFASMGGTHMLIVNLPSWYFDVQASKGEDFQPVFDKTVEIAKQATTRLPGKAWPVLGVHPGLISKLIERGESPDSAKEIMQSGIETAAEYVAEGKALALKSGRPHYDVSDEVWQASNDVMRHAFQMGAEHDCVVQLHTEGGSDFSEVTTWAKEVGLDSKHVVKHYSQGPIEGPVPSVISSKDAIEEAAEGDELFFMETDFLDDPDRPGAVLGPKTVPRRVRWMEENGYEEAIYRAHVEAPKRVYGIDTESTL, from the coding sequence ATGAGTAAAAATACACCAATTCTCGATAATCATCTTCATTTGAACCCTGAAGAAGGAGATGGTATCGAAGCAGTTGATGCATTTGCATCGATGGGAGGGACACACATGCTAATCGTGAATCTACCTTCATGGTATTTTGATGTTCAGGCATCAAAAGGAGAGGATTTTCAGCCGGTATTTGACAAAACAGTTGAGATTGCTAAACAAGCAACAACCCGACTTCCGGGAAAGGCTTGGCCGGTCCTTGGAGTACATCCTGGGTTGATCTCAAAACTAATTGAACGTGGAGAAAGCCCTGATTCAGCCAAAGAAATTATGCAGTCGGGGATTGAAACAGCAGCAGAATATGTTGCAGAAGGCAAAGCACTGGCATTGAAATCAGGTCGTCCACATTATGACGTATCGGATGAGGTTTGGCAAGCATCTAATGACGTGATGCGACACGCATTTCAGATGGGCGCCGAGCATGACTGTGTCGTTCAACTGCACACAGAAGGTGGTAGTGATTTCAGTGAAGTGACAACATGGGCAAAAGAGGTTGGACTCGATTCCAAACATGTTGTGAAACACTATTCACAAGGACCGATTGAGGGACCTGTTCCCAGTGTAATTAGCTCTAAAGACGCAATAGAAGAGGCTGCTGAAGGAGATGAATTATTCTTCATGGAGACAGATTTTCTTGATGATCCAGACCGTCCGGGTGCTGTTCTTGGGCCGAAGACAGTCCCACGGCGAGTTCGATGGATGGAGGAAAACGGTTATGAGGAGGCGATTTACCGTGCACATGTAGAAGCTCCAAAGCGGGTATACGGAATTGACACAGAGTCCACACTCTAG
- the gcvT gene encoding glycine cleavage system aminomethyltransferase GcvT has translation MSLQKPPLYAVHDELGASFTDFGGWEMPVEFDDIRTEHSAVREDVGIFDVSHMGQIEVTGPDAAELNANLVTNAVDEMDIGQGRYSAILNEDGHMIEDIIFYRLPDQDGEERYLGVPNAGNDEMIADRWRSYRDELGLDADVTITTEDYAMVAVQGPNAPEHVDAATEEDVLSLGRYEGMWATINGAEMWVARTGYTGEDGFEIAGPADKAESLWNAFDGVTPCGLGCRDTLRLEAGLLLSGQDFHPEEMPVTPIEAKLSFAVDLDHDFVGKDVCADQIQNGTEKQLIGLKLNDRGVPRHGYTIESTDGEEIGEVTSGTMAPTLGEAIGLGYVDSSYAEEGTDINVMVRGNPKSATITSHRFLN, from the coding sequence ATGTCGTTACAAAAACCGCCACTGTATGCGGTACACGACGAACTTGGTGCTTCATTCACCGACTTTGGTGGATGGGAGATGCCGGTTGAATTTGACGACATTCGTACCGAGCACAGTGCTGTTCGGGAGGACGTAGGTATTTTTGACGTGTCACATATGGGGCAGATAGAAGTTACCGGACCCGATGCTGCTGAGCTTAATGCAAATCTGGTAACGAATGCTGTTGATGAGATGGATATAGGGCAGGGCAGATACAGTGCCATCCTCAATGAAGATGGCCATATGATTGAAGATATTATATTCTATCGACTTCCAGACCAAGACGGAGAGGAGCGATACCTTGGTGTTCCGAATGCAGGTAACGATGAAATGATTGCTGATCGATGGCGATCATATCGTGATGAGCTGGGATTAGATGCCGACGTCACAATCACAACTGAGGATTATGCGATGGTAGCTGTTCAGGGCCCAAATGCGCCTGAACATGTTGATGCTGCGACTGAAGAAGATGTTCTCTCGTTAGGTCGGTACGAAGGTATGTGGGCTACTATTAACGGTGCTGAAATGTGGGTTGCTCGTACTGGTTATACAGGAGAAGATGGATTTGAGATTGCTGGCCCTGCTGATAAAGCAGAGTCCCTGTGGAATGCTTTTGATGGTGTTACCCCTTGTGGCCTCGGTTGTCGGGATACACTCCGGCTTGAAGCTGGTCTCTTACTGTCTGGACAAGACTTCCATCCTGAAGAGATGCCGGTAACGCCGATTGAAGCTAAATTGAGTTTTGCTGTTGATCTTGATCATGATTTCGTCGGTAAAGATGTTTGTGCGGATCAGATCCAAAATGGAACCGAAAAACAGTTGATTGGACTTAAGCTAAATGACCGTGGGGTACCACGGCATGGATACACAATCGAATCAACTGACGGCGAGGAAATTGGCGAGGTGACGAGTGGAACCATGGCTCCAACTCTTGGTGAAGCGATTGGCCTCGGGTATGTCGACTCGTCGTATGCCGAAGAAGGCACCGACATCAATGTCATGGTCCGTGGTAATCCGAAAAGTGCAACAATTACATCACATCGATTCCTAAACTAA